A stretch of DNA from Labrus mixtus chromosome 6, fLabMix1.1, whole genome shotgun sequence:
ATTTTTGACCTTGGAAATTATAGtttgacaaaaatgtcaaatgtaggGAATTAACATTATTTTGGGACTTCTCTGTGTTGGTTCAaagttcaggttcaggttcaggtagCTTGcttgtacctgtatgtagatttgtttgcagccaTCATGACACacctatataaaaaaaaaaacagatgtaacaaggaACAACACAAATTACAGTGATATCGTTCAAAGCTGTAAAAGGTTGGAAGTGCACATTAAGTTTTTGTCTAACTATTAAAAGccttatttaaatataatttccaACATGCAGGTGTTTTGATAAGTTGCTGAGGTTGCTGTGTAGGAATGGACATTTTAGCTGAGGGAACAGGTGTCTTATTATCATCCCCATGATTAATTACAACATCACACATGCTGCTTCCTGCTGTACTTACAAGATGTTTACGATCGTTCATCCCAGTGCACTTAGTATCTGATGACTGGGGAAGTATTCTGCTGCATTCAGAGATCCAGAGCAGACAACGCTAAACAGGTATAGATCTGATGCACATGTAGTGTacatgcagaacacacacacacacacacacacacacacacacacaccaacacacacacacacacacacacacacaccaacacacacacaccaacacacacacagccacaagTATCAGATGTCAGACGAGAAGCGTTTGCAGAGCATGCCTCTTAACGAGAGCTAAAAGAACAAAGTATTAATAATATATAAGCCTGCattcagatagatagataatggATAAATACAAACCTTGATCTATGGTACATTCACTTTTCTGACTCATTTAACCTGCTCATTGTGGTTTGCTGTAGGATTAAAGGTAAGAAGAAGACAGAGTGCAACAATGGAGAACGTCAAGCAGAGGTCTGCACCTCTCCAAGGTCATCCACGAGGTGTTGCTAGGCACTGACATTAGtcgcaaaaaaacaaaatcagcctTGACATTACTCTCTGGAAATCCATGAGATATTTAAACAGtgtgctttttgtgtttgtctttaattaCCCCTGTCACGCGGGAAGTTAtcattctttcgaccaatcaacgcattgcagtgtgtctagctccagcCTATAGTGTCGGATCTGTACGCTTGGCACCCTttggttattttggtaccataaCCAACTTTTAACATGGAAATTCTAATGAGTGCCTGCTGCGCTGAACCGatctgaaccggaccgctttgGATGATACGGGTCTTGAATTCATGCAGTGTTGAGGAGCAAACCTCTGCAGTGCATGTTTAGAGAAAAAATCATCCTCTGAGTACAAAAtaaagctgctctctctctctctctctctctctctctctctgtctcgctttacttttacacacacacacacacacacacacacacacacacttacacacacagatgttggGTGGTTGGGATGTTATCAAGTTTCCTCCCTCAGCGCTGTGACTCATTGCTCCACTACCTGCATAGTAGTCCATGTTACATCACGTCCTCTGTTGGAATAccccctcccacacactctTCAACTCACAGTCAGAAAACACTGCCGGATgcttcacattttaatgaagtgttAAAAAGCGGGATCATATTgattaaaacattcaaatcccTCTAATCTGTTCTTACTGCTGATGGTGCACATTTCTTTgatacatgaaaacattttacaccTAATTATGTAGACCATCATGTCCCATGTGGTTAAACGACATATTGTTAAagcttttaaagtatttttctaCTACTTAGATGCATGGAGAGTGAAAgacttgaagaggtcaaaaagctgcagcaacacttgtagtatgaagatcaatcAACgttaaataactttaataaaGATAATACAAATTGATCTTTATATTACAACTTTGACcatgtttcacatcttgtcatcacaaaatgtgtccaaCAGAGTGCCTTAGCATGTTTTCAAACACTCTCAGcactttctgcagcagcagagcatcACGGCTGACCTGACAGTCTTTgatcaagtttttctttttgtttttaaataagtaGTTTTCTGAGTATCTTTGCAGACACATTGTTGCTCAGTCGTTGAAGAGTCTACAGAGGAAAGATCTGATTTTGTTGTAGTTTGACAAAAAACTTATTTAGCTTGTTTTAGGATTATTACTCCTTCAAAAAGAGTATCACAATCAGCCTCAGAAATCCCATACTGGTCGGGCCCTTTGGTAAAAAGCTTGTATGCTTTGAGCATAACTTGAGCATAATCTTATCAGCCTGACATATCTGCAGAAATATTCATTTGGGATGGATGTCATTATCTAATATTAAATAAAGCCTTCACCAGCTGATACTGATGACATGCAGATGTTATTGTGCATCCCTGTCCTTCAGAGTAACCTTTACTCTGTTGTTCATCTTGCAGATGTGTGCAGGTGCAGCTCTGCAGTAAACTCTGTTTGCAAAACGTATTCACcccctgtctgcagagaggTGTGCACTAAGACGTCTGTATTATTACAGAAAGTTTTAAAGTGTCTTCCTtctttaaaagcaaacaaagtaTTGTGTATATAACATACTGAGGTTACATAATCTATATTAAGCAACCTACAACCTGCAGTATTTACCGTATGTTATACAATACTTTTGCCATAATGTCTTTATATTATGAGCTGTGCTAATGCATACTGAAAATAATCAGCTGTGGTAATTGTTAAAAGGCTAATGGAGAGTTAACAGGAGCTCATATTGGGATATTTGGCGCCCAGCCACAGTATGATTATAGTCTAATGATTATATACTTTGTCATACTGTGCTGTGTCAGCTTGGCAGCCAGTCAAGTGGCTGATATCTGTGTCAGTGGTGCAGGCTAGCATTTGGGGAGATTACTGTTTGGGCCTGTGACTGAATTATGATGTGTATAATGCCATAATTTAGGATTTGTGTGGAGgcaagtgatgtgtgtgtgtgtgtgtgtgtgtgtgtgtgtgtgtgtgtgtgtgtgtgtgtgtgtgtgtgtgtgtgtgtgtgtgtgtgtgtgtgtgtgtgtgtgtgtgtgtgtgtgtgtgtgtgtgtgtgtgtgtgtgtgtgcctgaagTAGAAATTCACAAACCAGCTGAAATGCACCCTACAGGAAAGTGGTTTCGATCTGCTTTATGTTGCATTGCCCCCTCATGAGGGCAAAGTCATAGGGGCAACCTAACCTGGGGATCATGATCcaactaaacacatcaaaataatcaaggtgtgagaaaaaataaacaactgctaacagaagtttgtttttcttgatttaACAAAGGTGGGAATTTTCTCCCTCAGTGTTAACTCTTGAAGGTGCATTCAGTGCAAAagcaaagtcatttttttttgtgcaggatTTACGTACAAGTCCAATGCAAAGATGTGAATAGACACAGAACACAAATGATGCCAAAGCTTTCAGTCACCTGACCGGCACAGAGGCTGAGGGGGCAGAACGAGTTTAGGAAAGAAGCGGCCACCATTGAACACTCTGTGGAGCGGCAGCATGGGCTTTTAAATGTCCCACCTCTTTAAAACGACACATATTTATATCACCTGACAACCAAGAAACACTGAGATATTAAGATCAACTGCATGTTTGGGGCACTTGTGACCCTCATACAGCACACAAGACACTATTTCAATCTCTAAAAACAGCAAAGTCGTCGCCAGAACTTGACTTTGGTGATGTTTCTATCTAGTGGAGAATCCTTGCACTTACACTGCTTCAGGATAAAAGTCTACAAAACGTATGGACAGATTTATATAGTGTTGCTGTGGATGGGTCTTTCATGCTGCAGAAATTGAAGAACAAGAAATTCATCTTCTATGTATAAGTgagtgctaattagctaacatCAGCTAGCTAATGTTACCTTATGTCAGTCAGGAAAACTGTCAGTCGATGTCCCGGGCTTGTCTCCTCGTCGGTTAGTGCATCCAATTGAACAACAACTGTCTTTCATTTAAgacttaaaaagtaaaatggGTTTAAAAATGTAGGTGGCCACTGAGACTGATAACTACTCTGTAGCGAACAGCAGTTGGAAGCCTTTCTCGCCCTCCATGTGGGCATTTCCacaagtgtgtgatgtcatgtgaaaCCTATATTATGCATAATTATGAGATGCATATCATCACAAATGGGAATTTTGCATGACACTGTGCTGTGCAAAACGTGAGATTCTCCTGACACCCTGAATTTGCCTGATAAATCAACAATccaagttcaaataaaaaaaagtttcattttaaaagtactGTTCTTGATTCATCTTTCAGGCAGATTGAGCAGCCACGGTATCTGACGGGTCTGGACTGGATTCACTTCTGATCATCTTCCCCTCTAGATTTTCcatctttgttgtttgagaAGTCCCTCAAAGTGTCTGACATTCTCAGGTTTTCCACTTTGTGTTGTTTCCAGATAAATCTCACTCCATTTCACTTTCCCTCTGCTCGTCTGCTTGTGCCGTTTCGGCTGAAGAAGTTTGGAAGCAAAGAATTTTCCTTACAGCTTTATTTTGGCTCCCAGTCTTTGTTTCAGAGGAGAAAAGTTGAACTAAATATTTGGTGGTCGTGTGTTTTTTAACTCTCCAGTTGTTGCCCTGCTCacactgctttcattttgatttcataaaGATCATTTTTTATTGCACAATAGCTGTTCCACTTTAGTCCTCCTGCTGTTgcctggatctgtgtgtgtgtgtgtgttcggtgtATGGGATATTCTAGCACCAAATGAACATAGCATAATTGCAAACTGAAATGTACCATCATTAAGGATATACTAATgagtaataaataaatctgtgtaCGATGAAAGTGTCTTGATGCGGTGTGTAACGTTTTaagttttgaaaatatttcacacTATTTGTGCAACATTTTGTCTCTGAGAATCCTCTGTAGGAAAAAGGTATATTGTCAAATAAATCAGCCTTATGAGCGGCTGGTTGGATTGGAAAAAAACTGCTCAATACAAGACAAGTGACCATAGCTGGACAAAGCAGAGTGAAAATTACGTACCCCCAAAATACATAAGTGGGACATTTGTATAAGGGGGTCTGCACGGTGTATGTGAGATGTAAACTTTAGCTCTTTATACTGTGATTCCACAACAGCGCCGTGACGTAGCTCCAACATGTCACTCTGCCGTTACTCCCTGCAGGAGGATGTTCCACCCTGCCCCCGTTATGCCTCTTTAACTATTCCTCCAATGCCGGCTCAGCGGCGGAGCAACTTTGCCCTTCTACTGCGCCTCCATGCGTTTTACATTGTGGAAGACAAAAGTCCTGCCTTAAACCGCCAATGTAAAAGGGGCTTTTGTTGTCGATCCAAGTTCATGTGCAGCCTAACAATTCTGACTAAGCAAACTGCATGCATGGAGCCCTGTCAAGGTGCATGGTCAAGCATGCTTGGAGGCCTATAGCACCTTTTCCCCCCGTAAACCCACAGTGATACGACTGTGCTCATTTGAGAtttctgttcatttatttagaTGGTGAAAACTTGAGACCGATCATTGATTCCATAGGTTTCTCCATGAGCTGTTTTTCTAAGGATATACTATTTATACTATATGTGAATAAAGCaacctttttcattttattgGCATTTTTGCAGAACAATAAAACTACTATTTGACTGTCACTACCCGGTTATTCTGAGGTCCTTCAAACGTATCCTTCAAAACTTTGGAAAACAAGAATAACTGGACCTGCTAGAGGGTTGctcacagattttaaaataacaattgaGCTCTGTTTTGCAAgtcttttagtgtgtgtgtgtgtgtgtgtgtgtgtgtgtgtgtgtgtgtgtgtgagcaccaCAAACAGTGCATCATTTACTCTCTGCTTTGTGTCGCCTTCTTTTTTGGACCAACACATGTTCATCTGTTTTGCcctcaaatatgttttttttttttgtggagcaGAGTGTGGACAAAGGACTGGGTGTCTGGAGAAGGGTGCTGTGAAGGGGAGGAGTGGGGTGATGGGTGGGGGACTGAAGGAAGGGATGATGGGTGGGAGTCTGCAGGGGCACGGCTGGATGGCTGACTGTGTTTAAGGATGTGAGTTTGGAGGGAGCAAAGGTGGgggtatctgtgtgtgtgtgtgtgtgtgtgtgtgtgtgtgtgtgtgtgtgtgtgtgtgtgtgtgtgtgtgtgtgtgccttcatCTGCatatgtgtctgcatgtgtctaAGAACATGCATCTCCTGAAcccgtctgtgtctgtgtgtgtgtgtgtgcacattccCTGCCTGTTGGTATacttgcgtgtgtgtgagtgtgtgtgtgcgtgtgtgtgtgagtgtgtgtgtgaatgtgtgtgtgagtgtgtgtgtgttcttttgttttgctctgGGTTGCTGGGTGATGGGACCAGCTGGGAGGGCTGAAGCCATTCACTTCCCTTCTGCTACCCCGAAGGCAGCCAgcagcgagggagggagggacagcgagggagagagggggtcGAAAGAAATGGAAGGGAGAAGGGAGGCAGAGGTGTGTTCATGTGGGTTTGTATTTCTtattgcaaaagaaaaataatgggATGAATCCTAAACAGATGAAATAGGAAGGGAGGTGAGAACTTTTATAAGCAGCTCCGAATGAATGAAGAGATTCATGAaggaaattgtgtgtgtgtgcatgtgttgttggggggggggtttgagcGAAGGAAAGTGTGTCAGGCTGAATCGTGATAGAGCATCGGGGCTGACTCAGCCAGTCTGGTCAGGCGTAGGagggcagcagcagaggaagaagaagtaaTGGATTACTGTGAATGCAACTGGATTACTTTCATCAGATTcctgttttcctctgttttaaTATCAAATTTGCACATAATACAAACCCGTATAGGAGGGGTTAGATTGCAGCAAAAGATTGTGGTGCTTCAGTTATTCAGACCAAAGTAAAGAAAGTTCTCAGTTTCGGATGTAGTTACATTTAATAATGCAAACCGTTTCTGTCACCTCGACTCTCTTTCTCTATTGTGATACTTGTGTTAGCACACTCCCATGTATAATACTGTGCACTCTGTACTGCATAGTTTACTCACCTGGATTTAGACGAGGTTGTGTTATCATAGCAGGTGTGCACTGACTGGAGTTTCttccacattttcttcttttactggTGGATTACAAAAAGATCAGGTATTAGCACCATTACTTGTCAGTAGTCAGTGCAGTTAGTATTGACTTCCCGCCCCTCTCATTAACAGTAACACACATTTTACTTACAGATAAAACATCAGTGATCACTATACTGTGGCCGACTCAGTCCACAATAGAGCAGattcttgtgttggtttgaagcagaTACTCACGTTGATGGAAAGTTCAGTGACTcttgtgtcagtgttttttatcCTCTCATCGTTCCTCCTCTGCTCGGAAAATCCAAGTACACACAGGGAAGTGCACATTCATCGACAAAGCATGGTGTTATATCGACTTTTTACAGCTTTAATGAACTAAAGAAAACCTTAATTGTCAGAGAAAGTTATCATGTTGGgttgcagatggcctagtggttaggtaaggctatagtcctccaagtggttGGCCTGGGTTCGAGCACGACCTGCGgctgtcgttccccactctctctccctggtttcctatcCAGTAGAGGGGGAGGGAAGTCCAAAAAAAGACCAATGTGAGAACATTTTAAGTGACGtgtatttttgattttatagtttgatcatgtcccatctgttaacatggaggaggcggggcttgtGAACTGTACTGCAGCCAGGCAGTAtgggggagctccaaatgttttggctttcCTTTTGGGGGAGAGGccatgttgtccatctttttaaaaagtccatGTGTCCTTTCAAACTTGCACAAAACTTGTAAAACAAAGTCCTGAAAAAAAGTCCTGAAGTGTTCAGGGTgcgctgcatgtgtgaacgcaaataGGCCAATttctcactcagactttatctggagtttctcctgaaaAGCTctctagtatttttttctgcagaaagagtgagagagggaacTGATgagagaatgcagcaggaaatatccATGCACGACCATATATTGTATGCACATGACTGGTAAGATCTGTGCActtaattaaactgctgctgctgcttttgttttccttttaccagtatgttctcctcactcttctgttgatattgtgattctctTGAACTACACATATCATtaataaaaaggcaaatattctcattacagTGCTGTAtggtggactctgttgcttcgtccaggTCATTCCTTTTACTTCATGTATTGCCTCCTGTCCAGCAGCATATAATTACAACAATGGGGACTGGAACTGAGCTGGTCATGTTGGAGTTACTCTTACTGAAATGACTGCAATGCAGAAAATAGGCACACAAAATATACTCatggatatttaaacatttacgtTAACTTTAAAACTGTTGGACTTTTCTATGCTTGCATGACAATGTTGTGCGATCAGCCATTTATAAACATGGAtttgaaatcacattttctctATCCTTGCTAAAATCATTCACCACTTTGTTTTGCATAGTTCTTTAGTGTTTTAAAACAGCGACACCAAAAGGGGCAAATTGCTCTCTGTGGATGTGGAGGctagaaaagaagaggagggttAGTAAAATAAACTGCTGGTGGAGGGGGAAACTGAGAAAAGAAAGATAGATTAGCAGCTAAACTATATTTGCTGGCTGCTTGTCTCTGAAGCTGGAGAGCTGTGGCTGCTTCCTCGTGCCGTGACTTTTGAGTCGGCTCGCTTTCTCTCGATGATTAATGACCTTCCTGTTTTCAGCTACAGGATCTCTCTCCACAGAGTTTCGCTGCAGCTCCGTCTGACTTGAAGTGCACTTTTGAAAACGCTGCAGAATTTATTGTTAGAGGCGAGAGAGAGGCAGCGACGGTATGCAGGAGGGGAGAATGCACAGAGACGCGTAATGATactacagtgagtgtgtgtaatgagATATTATTACACTCTCGGCTGCTGTGACTGTACACCTTTACTGTACTAACACCACTACTACTTCctcaactacaacaacaacaaccgcCTCCACCATCATTCAGATTACTCTGAAAAGCACAGAGGAGTTTTAGTGCCAGAGATTATGAGAAAATAATAAGAGGAGGTTTCTTTTGTagcattttgtattttgattatAAACTGTCCAGATTAGGTTTTTTGTTCTtctcaaaataatattttgacattttcctgATAATTACAACTACATTCTCAACATTTTGTCTTTACTCCCAAAATacataacaattaaaaaaaaacatcttcctcCACAGAATAAGTAATTTCTTTCATTTGGTGCTTATAGCAGCAATCTCTTGTGTTGCAAAAtgactgcagttcctcgagtgtccacttgaggctcgcTGCAAAAGCCCCAAAGTCACATCACAACCAGCTGCGTCATGAACGTCATTGTTCACATGCTATCTTGGCTCTATGCTCGTTACTGGAGAATACCTCTAGATACGTgcttctcaactggtgggtcgggacccaaaagagGGTCATGGAGCTTTATTTAGTGGGTCGCAACTTTGTCCCTGGAAAACAAAAGTGGTGTTAAAAAGTCTGTGGGGcgtttatttaaatgttcagtttggaCCTGCAACGTCTGAGGTCCAAATTTGCAAATTTTGtattaaataaatctaattgtttgaaaaatatcagaaatttcaCAGTCACAGGTTTTCATGGAGGAGTTGATAgtgttagtgtttttttattgcccaTCTATTTAATTATTTAGGGCTGTACTGCTTTGACAACCTGCTGCACAATTtcacagtttgggatcaataaagcaCATCTATCTgttgagaaaagtccatcctcttcgtctttttcctgcacttttcagaaaatgtgctcaaacaggccgtttggagattttcccttcatgacatcacaaagggcagtagcccctcccccaggtgggtgacactcccacagctaggtgtttgttctgccctctgagtctgccttctcaccgtaaacaataggacatggagcgagaaagcccgagccacccgagcccttccagatagggggcgtggtcagacacagctcatttacatatttaaaggtacagacacagaaacagcctgttctgagcagggctgaaatagaggggtttatagacatgatcaaatacaggatcagagtggatttagaacaagaaacttcacacacatgatttaaggagctctgagacttatttaaactggttgaaatggaggagaatatgtgacctttaacatttcTATGTAACCAAATTAAGGAAGTTTCAAAAGGTATTATTTTCTATGCCTCATACAGTATCTGTAT
This window harbors:
- the LOC132976091 gene encoding putative uncharacterized protein FLJ46204, whose product is MKAHTHTHTHTHTHTHTHTHTHTHTDTPTFAPSKLTSLNTVSHPAVPLQTPTHHPFLQSPTHHPTPPLHSTLLQTPSPLSTLCSTKKKNIFEGKTDEHVLAHTHTHTHTHTHTHTHTHTHTHTHTHTHTHTHTHTHTHTHTHTHITCLHTNPKLWHYTHHNSVTGPNSNLPKC